The Prevotella melaninogenica nucleotide sequence GAAAACCAGTAACAACAGACCAGGTAGCAGACCGCTTGGCATTGATTTCGACGGTGAGTCGTGGTGACACGTATGCTGTATTGAAGGATCTTGGCGGTGTGATGGCTTCCTTTATGGGCGAGGGGCGCACGGTGAAACTGGAGGGTGTGGGTACATTCTACTATACCATCAATGCTGATAAGGGTATCGCGAAGCCTGAAGAAGTGACAGCAAAGCAGATTAAGGGCGTGCGTGTTCGCTTTATCCCTGAATCATCGCGCACGCAGAGCAATAAGGTTGCTACTCGCTCGCTGGTGTCTGAAACTATCTACTGGGAGGAGTGGAAGGATGAGAAAGAGAAGGAGGAAAAGAAAGAGAAAGGAAAGAAAGAAGGTGGC carries:
- a CDS encoding HU family DNA-binding protein, with amino-acid sequence MAFFKKVKKKITGLWYPQVVTVGKPVTTDQVADRLALISTVSRGDTYAVLKDLGGVMASFMGEGRTVKLEGVGTFYYTINADKGIAKPEEVTAKQIKGVRVRFIPESSRTQSNKVATRSLVSETIYWEEWKDEKEKEEKKEKGKKEGGGGPVAG